Proteins from a genomic interval of Rhizobium etli CFN 42:
- a CDS encoding 5-carboxymethyl-2-hydroxymuconate Delta-isomerase, which produces MPHIIIDYSRGAAERVAIDELTRAVHCRVRDGGVVKPTAVRTFAREATFSCVGDEHPENHFIQIIVRMAPGRPAETKRELLKGVLEAARAVAATALQAGRLGLRADLYESDPSFAFQEIAFA; this is translated from the coding sequence TTGCCGCACATCATCATCGACTACAGCCGAGGTGCTGCCGAACGGGTGGCGATCGACGAATTGACCAGAGCGGTCCACTGCCGGGTGCGCGACGGAGGCGTGGTGAAGCCCACTGCCGTGCGGACCTTCGCCAGGGAGGCGACCTTCTCCTGCGTCGGCGACGAGCATCCGGAAAATCACTTCATCCAGATAATCGTGCGCATGGCGCCTGGCCGGCCGGCAGAAACGAAGCGGGAGTTGTTGAAGGGGGTCCTCGAAGCTGCGCGCGCTGTCGCAGCCACCGCGCTGCAAGCAGGCCGGCTGGGGCTGCGGGCCGATCTTTACGAGTCCGATCCGAGTTTCGCATTCCAGGAAATAGCGTTCGCCTAA
- a CDS encoding transporter substrate-binding domain-containing protein, producing MHNNRRQFLGMALATAAFATVGAAVASAATVEEIKAKGTIVVGIQGDNAPWGFVDSSGKQDGFDADVATLFAKELGVKVQFQPLAVANRIPALTTGKVDILFATMAMTEERAKSIQYSKPYAANTISLYAAKADTAKTPADVAGWEIGVPKSSSQDKAITDAVGSTATVRRFDDDASTIQALVSGQVKAVGGNMFYGQRLDAASPGTYERKIDFLTTYNGVGTRLGEKDWNEAVNAFLDKIKANGELAAITKKWMKIDLPTFPETIANIPFTVK from the coding sequence ATGCATAACAATCGCAGACAATTTCTTGGAATGGCCCTGGCTACGGCCGCCTTCGCCACAGTAGGCGCCGCAGTGGCTTCCGCGGCGACCGTCGAGGAGATCAAGGCCAAGGGCACGATCGTCGTCGGCATTCAGGGCGACAACGCGCCATGGGGCTTCGTCGACTCGAGCGGCAAGCAGGACGGGTTCGACGCCGATGTCGCGACACTCTTCGCCAAGGAACTCGGAGTTAAGGTCCAGTTCCAGCCGCTCGCCGTCGCCAATCGCATTCCGGCCCTGACCACCGGCAAGGTCGATATCTTGTTCGCCACGATGGCAATGACGGAAGAGCGCGCCAAATCGATCCAGTACAGCAAGCCATACGCGGCAAACACGATCTCGCTTTATGCGGCAAAGGCCGATACCGCGAAAACGCCTGCCGATGTTGCCGGGTGGGAAATCGGCGTGCCGAAGTCCAGCTCGCAGGACAAGGCCATTACCGATGCTGTGGGATCGACGGCCACCGTCCGCCGCTTCGACGACGACGCCTCTACCATTCAGGCGCTGGTCTCCGGACAGGTCAAGGCCGTTGGAGGCAACATGTTCTACGGACAGCGGCTGGATGCCGCCAGCCCAGGCACCTACGAGCGCAAGATCGACTTCCTTACGACTTACAATGGCGTCGGGACGCGACTGGGCGAGAAGGACTGGAACGAGGCCGTCAATGCCTTCCTCGACAAGATCAAGGCTAACGGCGAACTTGCAGCCATCACCAAGAAGTGGATGAAGATCGATCTGCCGACGTTCCCGGAAACCATCGCCAACATCCCGTTCACCGTCAAGTAA
- the aroQ gene encoding type II 3-dehydroquinate dehydratase: protein MSLIYVLNGPNLNLLGKRQPHIYGHETLADVEADCRKLASELGHEIRFHQSNREYEIIDWIHEAREDGSGIVINPAAFTHTSLAILDALNTFEGPVIEIHISNMYKRESFRHHSFVSHRADGIITGLGTEGYRLGIRRVATMLTAPKKD, encoded by the coding sequence ATGAGCCTGATCTACGTTCTTAATGGCCCAAACCTCAATTTGCTCGGCAAGCGTCAGCCTCACATCTATGGTCACGAGACGCTGGCCGATGTCGAGGCAGACTGCCGGAAACTGGCCTCGGAACTCGGCCACGAGATCCGTTTCCACCAGAGCAACCGTGAATATGAAATCATTGACTGGATCCACGAAGCGCGCGAAGACGGATCCGGTATCGTCATCAATCCGGCCGCATTCACGCACACATCGCTTGCGATCCTCGACGCCTTGAACACGTTCGAAGGTCCCGTGATCGAGATCCATATCTCCAACATGTATAAGCGCGAAAGCTTCCGTCATCATTCCTTCGTTTCCCACCGCGCCGACGGCATCATCACCGGTCTTGGTACGGAGGGCTATCGGCTCGGAATCCGCCGCGTCGCGACGATGCTCACGGCGCCGAAGAAGGACTGA
- a CDS encoding amino acid ABC transporter ATP-binding protein, whose protein sequence is MEGAVLSSAKDQSTLISLEKVGKWYGSFHALKNISLSVRKGEKIVLCGPSGSGKSTLIRCINALELIEEGRIVVDGQSLDGTSKAVDAIRREVGMVFQNFNLFPHMTVLQNCALAPMRVRGTSRADAERLARKYLERVRILDQAEKYPAQLSGGQQQRVAIARALCMEPKAMLFDEPTSALDPEMVKEVLDTMIGLARDGMTMICVTHEMGFARQVADRVIFMASGEIIEEAEPGVFFKSPKHERTKAFLGEILAHH, encoded by the coding sequence ATGGAGGGCGCCGTGCTCAGTTCCGCTAAAGATCAGTCGACATTGATATCCCTCGAAAAGGTTGGGAAATGGTACGGCTCCTTCCATGCGTTGAAAAACATCAGCCTGTCGGTTCGCAAAGGTGAAAAGATCGTCCTTTGCGGGCCATCGGGTTCCGGCAAGTCGACGTTGATCCGCTGCATCAACGCTCTCGAGTTGATCGAGGAAGGCAGGATCGTCGTCGACGGGCAGTCGCTCGACGGCACGAGCAAGGCGGTTGACGCCATTCGGCGCGAAGTCGGGATGGTGTTCCAGAACTTCAATTTGTTCCCGCACATGACCGTGCTGCAGAACTGCGCGCTTGCGCCCATGAGGGTCCGCGGAACCAGCCGGGCCGACGCCGAGAGGCTGGCGAGAAAATACCTCGAACGGGTTCGAATCCTTGATCAGGCGGAGAAGTATCCCGCGCAACTCAGCGGTGGGCAGCAGCAGCGTGTCGCCATTGCCAGAGCCCTTTGCATGGAGCCCAAGGCGATGCTGTTCGACGAACCGACATCGGCGCTCGATCCGGAAATGGTCAAGGAAGTGCTGGATACGATGATCGGTCTCGCACGCGACGGCATGACCATGATCTGCGTCACGCATGAAATGGGCTTCGCCCGTCAGGTTGCAGACAGGGTCATCTTCATGGCTTCCGGCGAGATCATCGAAGAGGCCGAGCCCGGGGTCTTTTTCAAGTCTCCGAAGCATGAGCGCACCAAGGCTTTCCTTGGCGAGATCCTCGCACATCATTGA
- a CDS encoding shikimate dehydrogenase, with product MDNNKFLVGLIGADIQMSKSPALHETEAWHLELDYHYELVDFAERGLPASALPELLVELEDRGFAGSNITHPCKQAVIAHLSSLSEDAEMLGAVNTVVLRDGKRIGHNTDWYGFYKNFERGMPGVAKTHAVLLGAGGAGVAVAHAAIKLGIRMLSIFDQDTNRAAALADQLNRRFSRTCAQPVREVGAALASADGLIHATPTGMRSHPGLPIEPEWLHPRHWVADIVYMPLVTELLALAEKKGCRTLPGGGMTVFQAAAAFELFTGVKPDADRMSRHFEELCRAPA from the coding sequence ATGGATAACAACAAATTCCTCGTCGGTCTCATCGGGGCCGACATCCAGATGTCGAAGTCGCCCGCCCTGCACGAAACCGAGGCGTGGCACTTGGAGCTGGATTACCATTACGAACTCGTCGATTTCGCCGAGCGCGGTTTGCCCGCTTCTGCCCTGCCTGAATTGCTCGTAGAACTCGAAGACCGCGGCTTCGCAGGAAGCAACATTACGCACCCGTGCAAGCAGGCTGTGATCGCTCATCTTAGCAGCCTGTCCGAGGACGCCGAGATGCTCGGAGCAGTCAACACCGTCGTGCTTCGGGACGGGAAGCGGATCGGGCACAATACGGACTGGTATGGCTTCTACAAGAACTTCGAGCGCGGTATGCCCGGTGTCGCTAAAACTCATGCCGTCCTGCTCGGCGCAGGCGGCGCAGGGGTCGCCGTCGCGCATGCGGCCATCAAGCTCGGTATCAGGATGCTCTCGATCTTCGACCAGGACACAAATCGCGCCGCCGCGCTTGCCGATCAGCTCAACCGACGCTTTTCAAGAACCTGCGCGCAACCGGTCAGGGAAGTCGGTGCGGCGCTCGCTTCGGCCGACGGGTTGATTCACGCTACGCCGACGGGCATGCGAAGTCATCCGGGTCTTCCGATCGAACCGGAATGGCTTCATCCACGTCACTGGGTCGCCGATATCGTCTACATGCCGCTGGTGACGGAACTTCTGGCCCTGGCAGAGAAGAAGGGGTGCAGGACCTTGCCGGGCGGCGGCATGACCGTGTTCCAGGCTGCGGCGGCCTTTGAGCTGTTCACGGGTGTAAAGCCGGATGCGGATCGTATGTCGCGTCACTTCGAAGAATTGTGCCGAGCTCCAGCCTGA
- a CDS encoding amino acid ABC transporter permease — protein sequence MGPIGENELFFLLQGLKWTVLLAFIGFVGGGVFGILIALVRTSKNRFARFVSSGYIALFQGTPLLMQLFVVYYGVALLGVDVNAWIAVAIAFTLHASAFLGEIWRGSIEAVPKGQTEAANALGLHYISRMKDVVLPQALKISMPATIGFLVQLIKGTSLAAIVGFIELTRAGQIISNQTYRPLLVFGIVGMVYFIICWPLSHIGSGLEKRMARAVR from the coding sequence ATGGGTCCCATCGGCGAAAACGAGCTGTTCTTCCTCTTGCAGGGTTTGAAGTGGACCGTGCTGCTGGCCTTCATCGGCTTCGTCGGAGGAGGTGTATTCGGAATCCTGATCGCTCTGGTGCGCACGTCGAAGAACCGCTTCGCACGTTTCGTATCGTCGGGTTACATCGCGCTCTTCCAGGGCACGCCGCTCCTGATGCAGCTCTTCGTCGTCTACTACGGCGTCGCGCTATTGGGCGTCGACGTCAATGCATGGATCGCTGTGGCAATCGCGTTCACCCTGCATGCAAGCGCCTTCCTGGGCGAGATCTGGCGCGGTTCGATCGAAGCCGTTCCGAAGGGCCAGACCGAAGCCGCGAACGCACTCGGGCTGCATTACATCTCCCGAATGAAGGACGTTGTCCTGCCACAGGCGCTGAAGATTTCGATGCCCGCAACCATCGGATTTCTCGTTCAGCTCATCAAGGGCACATCGCTTGCAGCAATTGTCGGCTTTATCGAGCTGACCCGTGCCGGACAGATCATTTCGAACCAGACCTACCGCCCACTGCTCGTCTTCGGGATCGTCGGAATGGTCTACTTCATCATTTGTTGGCCTCTCTCCCACATCGGGAGCGGCCTCGAAAAACGGATGGCGAGAGCCGTCCGCTAA